Proteins encoded by one window of Prosthecobacter vanneervenii:
- the dctA gene encoding C4-dicarboxylate transporter DctA yields MKWLKNLYVQVLVGILLGIMLGLLVPPERAIAVKIFEWTFSFNATDLQPFAEIFIKAIKMLIAPIIFCTVVCGIASMGDLKRVGRVGLKALIYFEIVTTVALIIGLVVANVIEPGAGMEHHATAKDASKLGEYQAKAHDTSTKAFLMNIVPKTFVGAFTDDSVLPALFLALLVAVALCQMGERGKSVLDLLHSVSEVFFKLVAIITRVAPIAACAAMAYTVASEGPGMLLKLAKVLACVYLTCGLFVFVVLGSIAWWNGFSLWKMLVHIKDELLLVLGTSSSETALPQLMQKLEKSGCDKSVVGVVIPSGYSFNLDGTCIYLTLAALFVAQATNTHLTLWHQLTLLLVLLLTSKGAAGVTGAGFITLVATLSTIDTGIPVSGLAVLIGIDRFMSEARAITNLIGNTLATLVVAKWEKEFDAEKGKMLLR; encoded by the coding sequence ATGAAATGGCTGAAAAATCTCTATGTGCAGGTGCTCGTCGGAATCTTGCTGGGCATCATGCTGGGGCTGCTTGTCCCGCCGGAACGGGCCATTGCCGTCAAGATTTTCGAATGGACCTTTTCCTTTAATGCGACGGATCTCCAGCCTTTTGCGGAGATTTTCATCAAGGCCATCAAGATGTTGATCGCTCCGATCATCTTTTGCACGGTGGTCTGTGGCATCGCCAGCATGGGGGACCTGAAGCGGGTGGGGCGGGTGGGCTTGAAAGCACTGATCTATTTTGAAATCGTTACCACGGTGGCGCTGATCATCGGCCTAGTCGTGGCCAATGTGATCGAACCCGGTGCTGGAATGGAGCACCACGCCACCGCCAAAGACGCCTCCAAACTGGGTGAATACCAAGCCAAGGCACACGACACGAGCACCAAAGCCTTTCTGATGAACATCGTTCCCAAGACCTTTGTGGGCGCTTTTACAGACGACTCCGTGCTGCCCGCCCTTTTTCTGGCCCTGCTGGTGGCGGTGGCGCTCTGCCAGATGGGAGAGAGGGGCAAGTCCGTCCTGGATCTGCTGCACAGCGTCTCGGAGGTTTTTTTCAAGCTGGTGGCCATCATTACCCGTGTGGCCCCCATCGCCGCGTGCGCAGCCATGGCCTACACGGTGGCCTCAGAAGGGCCGGGCATGCTGCTGAAACTGGCCAAGGTGCTGGCCTGCGTCTATCTCACATGCGGGTTGTTTGTCTTCGTTGTGCTGGGGAGCATCGCCTGGTGGAACGGCTTCAGTCTGTGGAAAATGCTCGTTCATATCAAAGACGAGCTGTTGCTTGTGCTGGGCACCTCTTCCTCAGAGACAGCGCTGCCGCAGCTGATGCAGAAGCTGGAAAAGTCTGGCTGCGACAAATCCGTGGTGGGCGTGGTCATTCCCTCGGGGTATTCGTTTAATCTGGACGGCACCTGTATCTACCTGACACTGGCGGCGTTGTTCGTAGCCCAGGCCACCAACACTCATCTCACCCTCTGGCACCAGCTCACTCTGCTGCTGGTGCTGCTGCTGACCTCCAAGGGGGCGGCAGGTGTAACCGGTGCCGGATTCATCACGCTGGTGGCCACGCTGTCCACCATCGACACCGGCATTCCAGTCTCAGGCCTGGCAGTGCTCATCGGGATAGATCGCTTCATGTCCGAAGCCCGTGCGATCACCAATCTTATCGGCAACACCCTGGCCACTCTCGTGGTTGCAAAGTGGGAAAAAGAATTCGATGCGGAGAAAGGAAAGATGCTGCTGCGTTAG
- a CDS encoding transglycosylase domain-containing protein yields the protein MFRDDPDPQPVRNWRGEAGLKLPIYRRGWFSALVALALLGVVSAFGVYSVVVAPLRRDAEKFDLEELKKLESASIIYDRDGDEMARLYVLNRTPVPVTEVPQHFIDALVAQEDSRFFKHDGVDYIGLLRAVKENIMAREVTQGASTITQQLARQTFKLLERSYKRKILEAFIAQRIEKHFSKSEILEFYLNRIFFGVNFYGVQAASRGYFGKDVKELSIEESATIVGLIKSPNNIQPIKHPQRAMKERNYVLERMSIEGTLTRDEAAKLKRKPLVTAPQSSDPRLSYVFDAVRREVVDLVGEERASIGGFKIYTSIDQDLQKATEEAVSKRLAEVEKRPGYEHQTFAQFRSIMTDYRARLKRGEIDPATPKPLPEYLQAAAMMIDNKDGSILAMVGGRDFGDSQFNRATDGIRPVGTAFTPLVYAAAFSSPGLYPGTKVDDAPLDNRRVMIGGLTGILGEWGAEVDNPKWTQAPMSSREALVQGRNSATVRLGERVGVPTVKQVAQKAGITTEMRDYPSTFLGASEARLSEMCLAYSNFPTLGSRPQKMSLIQRITDSNDKVVFQISESALRSVQSMDPIAAYQTHTCLMDALHRGTGSPAVTDYKLGEFVAGGKTGTHYEFKDLWFLGYTSGVTCGVWAGFDKQKTIYPGAFSNRIVLPVWVDMINASAERYVPQEIQPPQTAERVEMCQRSGMRATDYCYEKVKGPDGREKSVRSTYFEYLRPGTPLEGFCTLHTGEGLPSEIKQFGYQNPVAGFDSAPTIAAAARWAHIEPVRMKALTVIGGDPYNSEQAVPRAAPVNDDGSPIRKAIPVDAVETPDEDAPKLKLAPPPPMKIEL from the coding sequence ATGTTCCGTGACGATCCCGATCCCCAGCCTGTGCGCAACTGGCGTGGCGAAGCCGGCCTGAAACTGCCGATTTACCGCCGTGGCTGGTTTAGTGCGCTCGTGGCCCTAGCACTGCTTGGCGTTGTATCGGCTTTCGGGGTTTACAGCGTCGTTGTGGCCCCTCTGCGCAGGGATGCTGAAAAGTTCGATCTGGAAGAGCTCAAGAAGCTGGAGTCTGCCAGCATCATCTATGACCGCGATGGCGACGAAATGGCCCGTCTCTACGTGCTGAATCGCACCCCCGTCCCTGTGACGGAAGTGCCGCAGCATTTCATCGACGCGCTGGTGGCCCAGGAAGACTCGCGCTTTTTCAAGCATGACGGAGTGGACTACATCGGCCTCCTCCGTGCAGTGAAGGAAAACATCATGGCCCGCGAAGTCACGCAGGGGGCCAGTACCATCACCCAGCAGCTGGCCCGCCAGACCTTCAAGCTCCTGGAGCGCAGCTACAAGCGCAAAATCCTTGAAGCGTTCATCGCCCAGCGCATCGAGAAGCACTTTTCCAAGTCTGAGATTTTGGAGTTCTACCTGAACCGCATTTTCTTCGGCGTGAATTTTTACGGCGTGCAGGCTGCGTCCCGCGGCTATTTCGGCAAAGACGTGAAAGAGCTGAGCATCGAGGAGTCCGCCACCATCGTGGGCCTGATCAAAAGCCCGAACAACATCCAACCCATCAAGCACCCCCAGCGTGCCATGAAGGAGCGCAATTACGTGCTGGAGCGCATGAGCATCGAAGGCACGCTGACGAGAGATGAGGCTGCCAAGCTCAAGCGGAAGCCCCTCGTCACCGCGCCGCAGAGCTCCGACCCGCGCCTGAGCTACGTCTTTGACGCTGTGCGTCGGGAGGTGGTGGATCTGGTGGGGGAGGAGCGTGCATCAATTGGTGGATTCAAGATCTACACCAGCATTGATCAAGATCTGCAAAAGGCCACGGAAGAGGCGGTGAGCAAGCGTCTGGCCGAGGTGGAAAAGCGCCCGGGTTATGAGCACCAGACCTTTGCCCAGTTCCGGTCCATCATGACCGACTACCGCGCACGCCTGAAGCGCGGAGAAATCGACCCTGCTACTCCCAAGCCGCTGCCGGAATATCTCCAGGCCGCCGCCATGATGATCGACAACAAGGACGGCAGCATCCTCGCGATGGTGGGTGGACGTGATTTTGGCGACAGCCAGTTCAACCGCGCCACGGACGGGATTCGCCCCGTGGGCACAGCCTTCACGCCTCTCGTCTATGCTGCAGCCTTTAGCAGTCCAGGCCTTTATCCGGGCACCAAGGTGGATGACGCTCCCCTGGACAACCGCCGCGTGATGATTGGCGGCCTGACCGGCATCTTGGGCGAGTGGGGCGCTGAAGTGGACAATCCCAAATGGACGCAGGCACCCATGAGTTCCCGTGAGGCGCTGGTACAGGGTCGAAATAGCGCCACCGTGCGCCTCGGCGAGCGCGTCGGAGTGCCTACAGTCAAACAGGTGGCGCAAAAAGCAGGCATCACGACTGAGATGCGCGACTACCCCTCCACCTTTCTCGGTGCCAGCGAAGCCCGCCTCAGCGAGATGTGCCTGGCTTACTCCAACTTTCCCACCCTCGGCAGCCGCCCGCAGAAGATGAGCCTCATCCAGCGCATCACCGACAGCAATGACAAGGTGGTGTTTCAGATCTCCGAATCCGCCCTGCGCAGCGTGCAGAGCATGGACCCCATCGCTGCCTACCAGACGCACACCTGTCTCATGGATGCACTGCACCGCGGCACCGGCAGCCCAGCGGTCACGGATTACAAGCTGGGCGAGTTCGTTGCCGGCGGGAAAACCGGCACTCACTACGAATTCAAAGACCTCTGGTTTCTGGGCTACACCTCAGGTGTGACCTGTGGGGTCTGGGCGGGTTTTGACAAGCAGAAGACCATCTACCCGGGCGCATTCTCCAACCGCATCGTACTTCCCGTGTGGGTGGACATGATCAACGCAAGCGCCGAACGCTACGTGCCGCAGGAAATTCAGCCTCCGCAGACGGCCGAGCGCGTGGAAATGTGCCAGCGCAGCGGCATGCGTGCCACCGACTACTGCTACGAGAAGGTCAAGGGGCCAGATGGGCGGGAGAAATCCGTGCGTTCCACCTATTTCGAATACCTGCGGCCAGGCACACCGCTGGAAGGTTTCTGCACCCTGCACACCGGGGAGGGGCTGCCCAGTGAGATCAAGCAGTTCGGGTATCAAAATCCCGTGGCTGGCTTTGACTCTGCCCCGACGATCGCCGCTGCCGCTCGCTGGGCTCACATTGAGCCTGTGCGCATGAAAGCACTCACCGTCATTGGTGGCGACCCCTACAATTCCGAGCAGGCCGTTCCTCGCGCCGCGCCTGTGAACGATGACGGCTCGCCGATCCGCAAAGCCATTCCGGTGGATGCCGTCGAGACGCCTGATGAGGACGCCCCCAAGCTCAAGCTGGCTCCGCCGCCGCCGATGAAGATCGAGCTTTGA
- a CDS encoding class I SAM-dependent methyltransferase — MSSMPQILHEKLAATPSGRLPFVQVMDLALYHPEHGYYGAGPRKIGRSGDFFTSVSVGPLFGKLLALRAVEEWRAMGEPEDFAIIEQGAHDGQLAEDVLNALADHPMIRYLIVEPNPRYRAAQVRRLGDQAEWVDSLDALQKGPAYAFFICNELPDAFPVHLVRWNGAQWEELYVEAADAGKIRLVPGECSSAKLAAEIANLPLDLTPGHTLEINLAMLEWLRSLAKAAFRGSIFIADYGLDEEEFYADARADGTIRRYHQHQMDGRVLENLGECDLTTHVNFTRLISEAAELGLPQREYDLQGRVLGRMAAPWLRSLEGAPPDAATMRQFQSLTHPALMGRSFRCLVLGKPSAG; from the coding sequence ATGTCTTCGATGCCCCAAATCCTCCATGAAAAACTCGCCGCCACCCCGTCCGGCAGGCTGCCGTTTGTGCAGGTCATGGATCTGGCGCTTTATCATCCTGAGCATGGTTATTATGGGGCTGGGCCGCGAAAAATCGGCCGTTCGGGGGATTTTTTCACCAGTGTGAGTGTCGGACCGCTGTTTGGAAAGCTGCTGGCCCTGCGTGCTGTGGAGGAATGGCGGGCAATGGGAGAGCCGGAAGATTTTGCCATCATCGAGCAAGGAGCCCACGACGGGCAGCTGGCGGAGGATGTGCTGAACGCGCTCGCTGACCACCCGATGATCCGTTACCTCATCGTGGAGCCCAATCCCAGATACCGAGCCGCCCAGGTCAGACGCCTCGGGGACCAAGCCGAATGGGTGGACAGCCTGGATGCCCTTCAAAAGGGACCCGCCTACGCCTTTTTCATTTGTAATGAACTACCGGACGCCTTTCCTGTGCATCTCGTGCGCTGGAATGGGGCTCAATGGGAAGAGCTCTACGTGGAGGCTGCGGATGCTGGGAAAATTCGACTGGTTCCCGGTGAATGTTCCAGCGCGAAACTGGCGGCGGAGATCGCAAATCTGCCGTTGGATCTCACACCTGGCCACACCTTGGAGATTAATCTAGCCATGCTGGAGTGGCTCCGCTCTCTTGCCAAAGCCGCCTTCCGTGGATCCATCTTCATCGCCGATTACGGCCTCGATGAAGAGGAGTTTTATGCGGACGCTCGAGCGGATGGCACCATCCGCCGCTACCACCAGCACCAAATGGATGGCCGGGTGCTGGAGAATCTCGGCGAATGCGACCTGACCACCCACGTGAATTTCACCCGTTTGATCTCCGAGGCTGCTGAGCTGGGGCTCCCACAGCGGGAGTACGACCTTCAGGGGCGCGTGCTTGGCCGCATGGCAGCCCCCTGGCTGCGAAGCCTGGAAGGCGCTCCACCAGATGCCGCCACCATGCGGCAGTTTCAGTCGCTCACCCATCCCGCGCTGATGGGCCGGTCTTTCCGCTGCCTCGTTTTAGGGAAACCGTCCGCCGGTTGA
- a CDS encoding TIGR01777 family oxidoreductase, translating to MRIGITGATGFIGSRLASLAHDQGHSVVAYTRGKRSVPAADAKLQQPKDAPHALPETPLDVLVHLAGESLMGLWTPDKKERIWKSRVDFTEALVAHLGTWKTEHRPRALICASGAGFYGNSGDRSVDETSPRGAGFLADVCAGWEGAAHRAEELGMRVVTLRTGMVLGREGGAFPLLRRVFGLGMGGRLGSGRQWMSWVHIDDAAQIMLRAAATDSVRGPINVCAPGAVTNAEFTQKLAAALQRPAFFHAPSFALRFLLRGMASEMLLSGQHVVPRAATEMGHVFQYPDIAGAFKALV from the coding sequence ATGCGCATTGGGATCACAGGAGCCACGGGATTCATCGGCAGCCGTCTGGCATCACTGGCGCATGATCAAGGGCACTCGGTAGTCGCCTACACTCGTGGTAAACGCTCCGTGCCTGCTGCAGATGCAAAGCTGCAACAGCCCAAAGACGCTCCGCATGCGCTGCCGGAAACGCCGCTGGATGTCCTGGTACATCTGGCGGGAGAGTCGCTGATGGGCCTGTGGACGCCGGACAAGAAGGAACGCATCTGGAAAAGCCGTGTGGACTTTACCGAAGCCCTGGTGGCCCACCTGGGCACGTGGAAAACCGAGCACCGCCCACGTGCGCTGATTTGCGCGTCCGGTGCAGGATTTTATGGCAACTCCGGAGACCGCTCTGTGGACGAAACATCTCCCAGAGGGGCAGGCTTCCTGGCTGATGTGTGCGCAGGATGGGAGGGAGCAGCACACCGGGCGGAAGAGCTAGGCATGCGTGTCGTCACCCTGCGGACTGGCATGGTGCTGGGCCGTGAGGGCGGTGCCTTTCCGCTGCTACGGCGGGTCTTTGGCCTAGGCATGGGAGGAAGGCTTGGCTCCGGGCGGCAGTGGATGTCCTGGGTGCATATCGATGACGCTGCGCAAATCATGCTGCGAGCGGCCGCCACTGACAGTGTTCGTGGTCCGATCAATGTTTGTGCTCCGGGGGCAGTGACCAATGCGGAGTTTACGCAAAAGCTGGCTGCCGCCCTGCAACGCCCGGCTTTTTTTCATGCGCCTTCCTTTGCGCTTCGTTTCCTGTTGCGCGGAATGGCAAGCGAAATGCTGCTGAGCGGACAGCACGTGGTTCCCCGTGCCGCCACGGAGATGGGCCATGTTTTCCAATATCCGGACATCGCCGGCGCCTTCAAGGCACTCGTCTAG
- a CDS encoding HAD family hydrolase — protein MASQQTTIGIIYDYDQTLSPTYMQDETLFPHFGINPEQFWKRSRELVNHEGYDGELAYLKCMLDYLDMDRPTNEELRKLGAKLNFFKGVPELFNELNQVLNEQHRLLGVKIEHYIISSGLKALLDGSALAPFVRRIFGCEFGEDKNGRITFPKRVISHTTKTQYIFRINKGMLEPHEDVNDHMAHELRPIPFQHMIYVGDGPTDVPCFTLMKRYGGHAVAVYNPDEASRSSFRKCYQLTGQADRVKHIAPADYRPGSHLRLLLEEMVTDIADGIVRKRRLEIEEGTVSAPHF, from the coding sequence ATGGCTTCCCAGCAGACCACCATCGGCATCATTTACGACTATGATCAGACTCTGAGTCCGACCTACATGCAGGATGAAACGCTCTTTCCGCACTTTGGGATCAACCCGGAGCAGTTCTGGAAACGCAGCCGGGAACTGGTAAATCATGAGGGATACGATGGCGAGCTGGCCTACCTGAAATGCATGCTGGACTATCTGGACATGGACCGGCCGACGAATGAGGAACTGCGCAAGCTGGGGGCTAAGCTGAATTTTTTTAAAGGCGTGCCTGAGCTCTTCAACGAACTGAACCAGGTGCTGAACGAGCAGCACCGCCTGCTGGGTGTGAAGATCGAGCATTACATCATCTCCAGCGGGCTGAAGGCGCTGCTGGATGGCTCAGCGCTGGCCCCCTTTGTGCGGCGGATCTTTGGCTGCGAGTTTGGCGAGGATAAAAACGGCCGGATCACCTTCCCCAAGCGCGTGATCAGCCACACCACCAAGACCCAGTACATCTTCCGAATCAACAAGGGCATGCTGGAGCCGCACGAGGATGTGAATGACCACATGGCTCACGAACTGCGCCCCATACCCTTTCAGCACATGATCTATGTGGGAGACGGTCCCACCGATGTGCCCTGTTTTACTCTCATGAAGCGCTACGGCGGGCATGCCGTGGCGGTTTACAACCCCGATGAGGCCAGCCGCAGCAGCTTCCGCAAATGCTACCAGCTCACCGGCCAGGCAGACCGGGTCAAACACATCGCCCCCGCAGACTACCGTCCCGGCAGCCACCTGAGGCTGCTTCTAGAGGAAATGGTCACGGACATCGCCGACGGCATCGTGCGCAAGCGCCGGCTGGAGATCGAAGAGGGCACTGTGTCAGCGCCTCATTTTTAG
- a CDS encoding SDR family NAD(P)-dependent oxidoreductase: MNILVTGGAGFIGSHTVERLIREGAGQVTIIDSFNDYYNPTIKRENVRAFGSQVKVCEGDLSDSKFVSQVFEEGRFDAVIHLAARAGVRPSIEQPELYIDTNIKGTFHLLEASRRTGTKHFVFASSSSVYGVNKKVPFAETDPILQTISPYAMTKMAGEQMCSNYSHLYGIKTVALRFFTVYGPRQRPDLAISKFTRLIQEGKPIDKFGDGHTARDYTFIHDIVDGIIGALNYRSGPICDIFNLGGSQTVTLNDLIATIEQAVGKKAVINQLPEQPGDVPLTSADVSKAKALIGFKPSTTIAQGVPTFVEWFRDMRSKGIAVC; the protein is encoded by the coding sequence ATGAATATTCTTGTCACAGGCGGAGCTGGCTTCATCGGCTCCCATACCGTCGAGCGCCTCATCCGTGAAGGCGCGGGGCAGGTCACGATCATCGACAGCTTTAACGATTACTACAATCCCACCATCAAACGTGAGAATGTCCGAGCCTTCGGTTCCCAGGTGAAAGTTTGCGAAGGGGATCTTTCGGACTCCAAGTTCGTTTCTCAGGTCTTCGAAGAGGGACGTTTTGACGCAGTCATTCATCTCGCAGCTCGAGCGGGGGTCCGTCCATCCATCGAGCAGCCAGAGCTTTATATCGACACCAACATCAAGGGCACCTTCCACCTGCTGGAGGCCTCCAGGCGCACTGGCACAAAGCACTTCGTCTTCGCCAGCAGTTCCTCAGTCTATGGGGTTAACAAAAAAGTCCCTTTTGCCGAGACGGATCCCATCCTGCAAACCATCAGCCCCTATGCCATGACCAAGATGGCAGGCGAGCAGATGTGCTCCAACTACAGCCATCTCTACGGTATCAAGACCGTCGCTCTGCGCTTTTTCACGGTTTATGGGCCGCGCCAGCGCCCGGACCTGGCCATTTCCAAGTTCACCCGTCTGATTCAAGAGGGCAAACCGATCGACAAGTTTGGCGACGGCCACACCGCCCGCGACTACACCTTCATCCACGACATCGTGGACGGCATCATCGGGGCTCTCAATTACCGATCCGGCCCGATTTGCGACATTTTCAACCTTGGAGGCTCTCAAACCGTGACCCTCAACGACCTGATTGCCACGATTGAGCAGGCAGTGGGAAAAAAGGCGGTCATCAATCAGCTGCCTGAGCAGCCTGGAGACGTGCCCCTGACCTCCGCAGACGTCAGCAAGGCGAAGGCCCTGATCGGGTTCAAGCCCAGCACGACCATTGCCCAAGGCGTACCCACTTTTGTGGAGTGGTTCCGCGACATGCGGTCCAAGGGGATTGCCGTGTGCTAA
- the lptD gene encoding LPS-assembly protein LptD — translation MLFVCVLAAAGAASGQSLLDSLTSDLNIRGLTTTLDPETGVATVTGDVHIRYGEIEMRCGSAQYNQSTGEVVAKDGVTVWRDGMLYRGDSITYNSITGEMSGRNVITGLGAGAPGIPGTAFTGAAGSTGGGLRRSSGMFFFRAEDFHSGSKLENRIDATGVSFTSHDVENPNYRLSAKELTVYPGDRAIFKDVKLYAGKTPYFYIPQLTKSLEEEANLRLGPGYQSRWGAFLLTQLAVVHGDHTYARYKFDLRSKRGVGAGVDFISLRHSANRQNFGTLKIYGVNDTAPTTNATSATRYPVPTNRYRVNFQHRIYLPGPDVSTWYLDFDINKISDIHFYEDFFFNDYRTNREPDNLVSLVHTHDAYVATLVAKFKLNNFYRTTTRLPELSVDFTRRPLWNSGIFHQGTITAGIIGELVGQQEKAELLRLQALGAGGFAGVLADPLGTAPASFVSLAGAPISANLTPLDVTQGMAAISSRLKQPGYGRFHTYHEFLYPKTYMGWLNVTPRMGLGVTSYSGIVGSATGLGNYTRGIFHLGLDVSFKLSRSWSDVQVPLLGLNGIRHVFQPYLNYSYLDASQNAALPAIDRFSTTTRPRSIDVPLFTAVDSLHSWNVARLGFRNLFQTRRDYMVSNGYGTFWETPEGGDDQTYNWAGMNTYINVFAKDPEYGRSISNVYNEFFWVPVPWASFKSDLQLPITSGVGSFTEANNSLTWMLNKSTSIEMGHQYIYDHPFFRNSSLIYTRFYSRMNENYGFNMYHIYEAVSGNLQFQSYSLSKDLSSWIASFGFMSRNNGNGMSDFGLLLSFTLKDFPKFNFDLDMDPNPGGRGGKQ, via the coding sequence ATGCTCTTTGTTTGCGTCCTGGCGGCAGCCGGGGCGGCGAGCGGGCAATCCCTCCTCGACAGCCTCACAAGCGATCTGAATATTCGTGGTCTGACCACGACGCTGGACCCTGAAACAGGAGTCGCCACAGTCACTGGCGACGTGCACATCCGCTACGGGGAAATCGAAATGCGATGCGGCAGCGCCCAGTATAATCAGTCCACTGGAGAAGTAGTCGCCAAAGACGGTGTGACAGTCTGGCGCGATGGCATGCTCTATCGAGGGGATTCGATCACCTACAATTCTATCACCGGGGAGATGTCTGGGCGAAATGTCATTACCGGTCTGGGAGCGGGTGCCCCTGGGATTCCTGGCACTGCCTTCACGGGTGCGGCAGGTTCTACCGGAGGTGGTCTCCGGAGATCCTCTGGCATGTTCTTTTTCCGTGCTGAGGACTTCCATTCGGGCAGCAAGCTCGAAAACAGAATTGATGCCACGGGCGTGTCCTTCACTTCCCACGATGTGGAGAATCCCAACTACCGACTGAGCGCCAAGGAGTTGACGGTGTATCCGGGAGATCGTGCCATCTTCAAGGATGTGAAGCTTTACGCCGGTAAAACACCCTACTTCTACATTCCCCAACTGACGAAGTCTCTTGAGGAGGAGGCCAACCTGCGTCTTGGGCCGGGCTATCAAAGCCGATGGGGGGCCTTCCTGCTGACGCAACTCGCCGTGGTGCATGGTGATCACACCTATGCCAGGTATAAATTCGATCTTCGAAGCAAGCGCGGTGTGGGTGCCGGGGTGGATTTCATCTCTCTGCGACACAGCGCCAACCGGCAAAATTTTGGTACACTGAAGATCTATGGGGTCAATGACACTGCCCCGACGACAAACGCGACAAGCGCTACTCGTTATCCTGTGCCCACCAACAGATATCGGGTGAATTTCCAGCATCGTATCTACCTGCCCGGGCCGGATGTAAGCACTTGGTATCTCGATTTTGACATCAACAAAATCAGCGACATCCACTTCTACGAAGACTTCTTTTTCAATGACTACCGCACCAACCGTGAGCCTGACAATCTGGTGTCGTTGGTGCACACGCATGATGCCTACGTCGCCACTCTGGTGGCCAAATTCAAGCTTAACAATTTTTACCGCACCACGACCAGGCTTCCTGAGCTCTCGGTTGATTTCACTCGCAGGCCCCTCTGGAATTCAGGCATCTTCCACCAAGGAACGATTACAGCCGGCATCATTGGCGAGCTGGTAGGGCAGCAGGAAAAAGCTGAGTTGCTGAGGCTTCAGGCTCTGGGCGCAGGTGGTTTTGCAGGGGTTCTTGCAGATCCTCTGGGGACTGCTCCAGCATCTTTCGTCAGCCTCGCGGGAGCGCCAATCAGTGCGAATCTGACTCCGCTGGATGTTACGCAAGGAATGGCGGCCATCTCAAGTCGCCTCAAGCAGCCTGGCTATGGCCGCTTTCACACCTACCACGAGTTTCTCTACCCGAAGACATACATGGGCTGGCTCAATGTCACGCCACGCATGGGTCTTGGGGTGACCAGTTACAGTGGTATTGTGGGCAGCGCCACCGGACTCGGGAACTACACCCGCGGTATCTTCCATCTGGGACTGGATGTCTCGTTCAAGCTGAGCCGCAGTTGGAGTGACGTTCAGGTGCCTCTCCTTGGACTCAATGGCATCAGACACGTGTTCCAGCCTTACTTGAACTACTCCTACCTGGATGCCAGTCAGAATGCAGCGCTGCCTGCCATTGATCGCTTTTCCACCACTACCCGTCCGCGTTCCATTGATGTGCCGCTCTTTACTGCGGTGGACAGTTTGCATTCCTGGAACGTGGCGCGTCTGGGCTTCCGCAATCTCTTTCAGACAAGGCGTGATTACATGGTCAGCAATGGCTATGGTACCTTTTGGGAGACCCCAGAGGGTGGTGACGATCAGACCTATAACTGGGCTGGCATGAACACCTACATCAACGTGTTTGCTAAAGACCCTGAGTATGGCCGCAGTATCTCCAATGTTTACAACGAGTTTTTCTGGGTGCCTGTACCCTGGGCCAGCTTTAAATCGGACCTGCAACTCCCGATCACCAGTGGTGTAGGCAGCTTCACTGAGGCCAATAACAGCCTTACCTGGATGCTCAACAAATCCACCTCAATCGAGATGGGGCATCAATACATCTACGACCATCCATTTTTCCGTAATAGCAGTCTGATTTACACCCGCTTCTATTCACGTATGAATGAAAACTACGGTTTCAACATGTACCACATTTATGAGGCCGTCAGCGGAAACCTTCAGTTCCAGAGCTACAGTCTGTCCAAAGACCTCAGCAGCTGGATTGCCTCTTTCGGCTTCATGTCCAGGAACAACGGTAACGGCATGTCTGACTTCGGTCTTCTGCTCTCCTTCACGCTCAAAGACTTCCCCAAATTCAACTTCGACCTCGACATGGATCCGAATCCTGGTGGTCGCGGTGGCAAGCAGTAA